Proteins encoded together in one Cyanobacterium sp. T60_A2020_053 window:
- a CDS encoding response regulator transcription factor: MDILIVEDEREISGLIESVFVKEGFNCQVAGNGEEGLRVAQTWQPDVIILDLMLPKMDGLEVCNRIRSQSLQKDPYILMLTAKGEEIDRIIGLSTGADDYLVKPFSPRELVARVRALLRRSLRHGQQSQIYQTDHFYLNLDEHSALRQLDGEKSEDLDLTALEFKLLSIFLSYPAKVWNRTQLIDQLWGADFFGDERVVDTHIRRLRKKIEPNPAHPTFLKTVVGVGYKFED; the protein is encoded by the coding sequence ATGGATATTTTGATTGTTGAGGATGAAAGGGAAATTAGTGGTTTGATTGAGTCGGTTTTTGTTAAGGAGGGCTTTAACTGTCAGGTGGCTGGAAATGGTGAAGAAGGTTTAAGGGTTGCTCAGACTTGGCAACCTGACGTAATTATTTTAGATTTAATGTTACCGAAAATGGATGGGTTAGAGGTTTGTAATCGCATCCGAAGTCAATCTCTCCAAAAAGACCCTTATATTTTGATGTTAACTGCTAAGGGAGAAGAAATAGACCGCATTATTGGGCTTTCCACGGGCGCTGATGACTATTTGGTTAAGCCCTTTAGCCCCAGGGAATTGGTGGCACGGGTGAGGGCGCTGTTACGGCGCAGTTTACGTCATGGGCAACAATCCCAAATTTATCAAACAGACCATTTTTATCTTAACCTTGACGAACACAGCGCCCTGCGCCAATTAGACGGCGAAAAATCAGAAGATTTAGATTTAACTGCCCTAGAATTTAAGTTACTATCGATTTTTCTTAGTTATCCAGCTAAAGTATGGAATCGCACCCAATTAATCGATCAACTATGGGGTGCTGATTTTTTTGGTGATGAAAGGGTGGTTGATACCCATATTCGTCGTTTACGCAAAAAAATTGAACCTAACCCAGCACATCCTACTTTCCTTAAAACTGTTGTCGGTGTTGGTTACAAATTTGAAGATTAA
- a CDS encoding TIGR02450 family Trp-rich protein, translating to MAQKQKYPHLLGSKWTSTQKTWGWRHFQVINRKNEGRWVFAEMTASCDGDVRFWINAKQLKDRDLWQPGWQTLAEMGAGELI from the coding sequence ATGGCACAAAAACAAAAATATCCTCATCTTTTAGGTTCAAAATGGACATCAACACAAAAAACATGGGGATGGCGACATTTTCAAGTGATTAACCGCAAAAATGAAGGGCGCTGGGTATTTGCTGAAATGACAGCTTCTTGTGATGGTGACGTGCGCTTTTGGATTAATGCCAAACAATTAAAAGATCGAGATTTGTGGCAACCCGGTTGGCAAACTTTAGCGGAGATGGGCGCTGGGGAATTGATTTAG
- a CDS encoding toxin-antitoxin system HicB family antitoxin: MATLTIRLPDDKHDRLKQLAETRGISLNKLMDEFCTKAISEFDTYNRFQAMALRGNAETGLKLLAKLDQLS, translated from the coding sequence ATGGCAACTCTAACAATTAGACTCCCCGATGATAAGCACGATAGACTAAAACAATTAGCAGAAACTAGAGGGATTAGTCTTAATAAATTGATGGATGAATTTTGTACTAAAGCGATTTCAGAATTTGATACTTATAACCGTTTTCAGGCTATGGCGCTGAGGGGTAATGCAGAAACAGGCTTAAAATTATTAGCTAAACTGGATCAGTTATCCTAA
- a CDS encoding DUF697 domain-containing protein: protein MTKISQWNQEEWETTIIDFANLQGEINYRQAQQSLRGLLDNLDLQPEEEIGLETEIVRLSSMLEKLDQSIIQIAAFGMVGRGKSSVLNALIGEEIFVTGALHGVTRDIDQTNWQLNGEVIGNQGQKIQRLINANANSQIQLIDTPGIDEIDGETREALAHELASQVDLILFVVSGDMTKVEYSALSRLREVGKPMILVFNKIDQYPEADRLEIYETIRDKRVKELLSPDEIVMVAASPLLVEAKRDKEGKVKVNRYRGAPQIEDLQVKILEILHQEGKSLVALNTMLFAGNINEKVVQQKITLRHHHAEKIIQKAVMTKATAIALNPVTAFDLFTGALIDVAMIVSLSHLYNIPMTRGGALELLKKIAFSMGGITASDILVTFGLSSLKGILGASAPLTAGLTLVPYVSVAITQAGVAGVSTYAIGKITSVYLAEGASWGDDGPLAVVESIINSLDETSILNRIKGELKAKLGRGG from the coding sequence ATGACAAAAATATCACAGTGGAATCAAGAAGAATGGGAAACAACAATTATTGATTTTGCTAACCTGCAAGGAGAAATTAACTATCGTCAGGCGCAACAATCCTTACGAGGATTATTAGATAATTTAGATTTACAACCAGAAGAAGAAATCGGTTTAGAAACGGAAATCGTGCGCCTGTCATCCATGCTGGAAAAATTAGACCAAAGCATCATTCAAATTGCTGCTTTTGGTATGGTAGGGAGAGGAAAATCTAGTGTTTTAAATGCTTTAATCGGTGAGGAAATATTTGTGACAGGGGCGCTACATGGTGTCACCCGTGATATTGATCAAACGAATTGGCAACTAAATGGCGAAGTTATTGGCAATCAAGGGCAAAAAATCCAACGGTTAATCAATGCTAATGCCAATAGTCAAATTCAATTAATTGACACTCCCGGCATTGATGAAATTGACGGGGAAACCAGAGAGGCGTTAGCGCACGAATTGGCTTCTCAAGTGGATTTAATTTTGTTTGTGGTGTCGGGAGATATGACTAAAGTGGAGTATAGCGCCCTCTCCCGTTTACGAGAAGTGGGTAAACCGATGATATTGGTGTTTAATAAAATTGATCAATATCCCGAAGCAGATCGTTTAGAAATTTATGAGACAATCAGAGATAAAAGAGTAAAAGAGTTATTATCCCCCGATGAAATTGTCATGGTAGCAGCCTCCCCATTGCTGGTAGAAGCTAAACGGGATAAAGAAGGAAAAGTTAAGGTTAACCGCTATCGTGGCGCCCCTCAAATCGAGGATTTACAGGTCAAAATTTTAGAAATTTTACATCAAGAAGGAAAATCTTTGGTGGCGCTAAATACCATGTTATTTGCGGGTAATATTAATGAAAAGGTAGTGCAACAAAAAATTACTTTGCGCCATCATCATGCTGAAAAAATCATTCAAAAAGCAGTGATGACGAAAGCCACCGCCATCGCCTTAAACCCTGTCACTGCCTTTGATTTGTTTACAGGGGCGCTAATTGATGTTGCCATGATTGTCAGTCTTTCTCATCTTTATAATATTCCTATGACACGGGGAGGGGCGCTGGAGTTACTGAAAAAAATTGCTTTTAGTATGGGCGGTATTACAGCTAGTGATATACTTGTAACATTTGGTTTAAGTTCCCTTAAAGGTATTTTAGGGGCAAGTGCGCCCCTCACCGCAGGATTAACCCTAGTGCCTTATGTATCAGTGGCTATCACCCAAGCCGGAGTAGCTGGAGTTTCTACCTATGCCATCGGGAAGATTACTTCTGTGTATTTGGCGGAGGGCGCTTCATGGGGCGATGATGGACCTTTAGCGGTGGTGGAAAGCATCATTAATTCCCTTGATGAGACTTCCATTTTAAATCGTATTAAAGGTGAATTAAAAGCTAAATTAGGTAGGGGTGGATAA
- the tatC gene encoding twin-arginine translocase subunit TatC, with product MAITEQEVKTKDESNYWDEIPESAEMGFFDHVEELRRRLFISLISVIVSALACFAFVKPIVAWLEVPAQGVKFLQLAPGEFFFVSFQVAGYTGILLASPMIIYQVVQFVVPGLTRKERRLLAPVVFGSSILFFAGLAFAYWLLIPAALNFFVSYGGDVVEQLWSIDKYFKFVLLLMFCTGIAFQIPVIQLLLGNLKLVSSQQMLAGWRVVIVAAAVMGAVITPSTDPLTQSLLGGAVLALYFGGIAVVKLTGN from the coding sequence ATGGCAATTACAGAACAAGAAGTAAAAACAAAGGACGAGAGTAATTATTGGGATGAAATTCCCGAATCTGCAGAAATGGGTTTTTTTGATCATGTGGAGGAGTTACGAAGACGATTATTTATTTCTTTGATTTCTGTTATCGTCAGCGCCCTTGCCTGTTTTGCTTTCGTTAAACCTATCGTAGCATGGCTAGAAGTCCCTGCTCAAGGGGTTAAATTTTTACAGTTAGCTCCGGGCGAGTTTTTTTTCGTTTCTTTCCAAGTAGCTGGTTATACCGGTATTTTACTGGCAAGTCCGATGATAATTTATCAGGTAGTACAGTTTGTTGTACCCGGTTTAACTAGAAAAGAAAGAAGATTATTAGCGCCCGTCGTCTTCGGTTCAAGTATTCTGTTTTTTGCTGGTTTAGCTTTTGCTTATTGGTTATTAATTCCTGCGGCGCTGAACTTTTTTGTTAGTTATGGTGGGGATGTAGTAGAACAGTTATGGTCTATCGATAAATACTTTAAATTCGTTTTGTTGTTGATGTTTTGTACGGGTATTGCTTTTCAAATCCCAGTAATTCAATTATTATTAGGTAATCTCAAGTTGGTTTCCTCTCAACAAATGTTGGCAGGATGGCGCGTTGTGATAGTTGCGGCGGCGGTGATGGGCGCTGTTATTACGCCTTCTACTGACCCTTTAACTCAATCTTTGTTGGGGGGCGCTGTTTTAGCTCTTTATTTTGGCGGTATTGCTGTGGTAAAACTTACGGGAAATTAG